One window of the Amycolatopsis mediterranei genome contains the following:
- a CDS encoding glycoside hydrolase family 3 C-terminal domain-containing protein, which produces MSLRFPGRRRVRLTAVPLLAATLTAATLVPAASAAPAQPAALPVYRDTHYSFAERAADLVARMTLPEKVLQLRTNSAPAIPRLGVQQYTYWSEGQHGLNTLGANTNDGTVTGGVHATSFPTNLASTMSWDPELIQQETTAISDEARGMLDKSLWGVAQNNIGPDKNNYGSLTYWAPTVNLDRDPRWGRTDEGFGEDPYLVAKMAGAFVNGYQGQTASGRPATPYLKVAATAKHYALNNVENDRHADSSDTTEANLRDYYTKQFRNLIQDAHVSGLMTSYNAINGTPSPSDTYTANAIAQRTYGFDGYTTSDCGAVGDVYAPGSHNWAPPGWTTATSNGGTQWTNTATGQQVAGAAGGQAYALRAGTQLNCTGTEATVANIQEAIKAGVLSEGVLDNALVHVFTTRMQTGEFDPPDRVAYTKITKDVIQSPEHQALAAKVAAHSLVLLKNDPVPGTAAPLLPADPAKLGTVVVVGDLAGKVTLGGYSGEPALQVNAVQGITSAVKAANPAATVTFDACGTSTATTTAASCSAETLAALKTADLVVVFAGTDGNVATEGRDRTTIAMPGNYDSLIDQVKAAGNPRTALAVQAGGAVSLGHAAGIPGIVFSGYNGESQGTALADVLFGKQNPSGHLNFTWYADDSQLPAIKNYGLTPSQTGGLGRTYQYFTGTPAYPFGYGLSYTKFAYSRVHADTWAADANGQVTVHVDVTNTGSTPGATVAQLYAATAFGVPGVELPRQRLAGFAKTDVLAPGRTQHLAIPVRIGDLAFWDEGKRREVVHPGAYRFGVGADSAHLAGTAPVAVTGAIRPKTQYVTVQPDQVVFAPGQRLDLTAKNPWIADDTAQAGQHVPADHIVEAVHDDQSFVDLSRARIGYRSSDPRVAQVSRTGQVTMVAPGVATISVTVDGVTGTTPVVVEQPFTLTAPDRVQAGRTYTATTTLPNPAGARPLRDVAMTLSGPAGWTVKATSPSTFATVPAGQTVSTTWEIGVPASAEPGKFDLSAQATFTSANGRGTSTDATTVLLPHPPYPSFPAAYNNVGVSDDATPGAGNFDGGNASFSAQALAAATPSLTPGATFTHDGLTFTWPDVPTGSPDNVVAGGVAGGQTIAISGTGHTLGLIGAGDYGSPSGTATVTYTDGTTESHSVSFADWWSNAATGGDILTTLPYLNNSSGQLNQQVSLYYAPIPLQPGKTVQYVTLPDVSDGANMGTAAMHIFSIAIG; this is translated from the coding sequence ATGTCCTTGCGCTTCCCCGGCCGGCGACGGGTACGGCTGACCGCCGTGCCCCTGCTGGCCGCCACCCTGACCGCGGCCACGCTCGTCCCGGCCGCGTCGGCGGCTCCCGCGCAGCCGGCCGCGCTGCCGGTCTACCGCGACACGCACTACAGCTTCGCCGAGCGAGCCGCCGACCTCGTCGCCCGGATGACCCTGCCCGAAAAGGTGCTGCAGCTGCGCACCAACAGCGCGCCGGCCATCCCGCGGCTCGGCGTGCAGCAGTACACGTACTGGAGCGAGGGCCAGCACGGCCTCAACACGCTCGGCGCGAACACGAACGACGGCACGGTGACCGGCGGGGTGCACGCCACCAGCTTCCCGACGAACCTGGCGAGCACGATGTCCTGGGACCCGGAGCTGATCCAGCAGGAGACCACCGCGATCTCCGACGAGGCCCGCGGCATGCTGGACAAGTCGCTGTGGGGCGTCGCGCAGAACAACATCGGCCCGGACAAGAACAACTACGGCTCCCTGACCTACTGGGCGCCGACGGTCAACCTCGATCGCGACCCGCGCTGGGGCCGCACCGACGAAGGCTTCGGCGAAGACCCGTACCTGGTCGCGAAGATGGCCGGCGCGTTCGTCAACGGCTACCAGGGCCAGACCGCGTCCGGCCGGCCGGCGACGCCGTACCTCAAGGTCGCGGCCACCGCCAAGCACTACGCGCTCAACAACGTCGAAAACGACCGGCACGCGGACTCCTCGGACACGACCGAGGCCAACCTCCGCGACTACTACACCAAGCAGTTCCGGAACCTGATCCAGGACGCGCACGTGTCCGGCCTGATGACGTCGTACAACGCGATCAACGGCACCCCGTCGCCGTCCGACACGTACACGGCGAACGCCATCGCCCAGCGCACCTACGGCTTCGACGGCTACACCACGTCCGACTGCGGCGCGGTCGGCGACGTCTACGCGCCCGGCAGCCACAACTGGGCGCCGCCCGGCTGGACCACGGCCACCTCCAACGGCGGCACGCAGTGGACGAACACCGCGACCGGGCAGCAGGTCGCCGGCGCCGCCGGCGGCCAGGCGTACGCGCTGCGCGCGGGCACCCAGCTCAACTGCACCGGCACGGAAGCCACCGTGGCCAACATCCAGGAGGCCATCAAGGCCGGGGTGCTCTCCGAAGGCGTGCTCGACAACGCGCTGGTGCACGTGTTCACCACGCGCATGCAGACCGGCGAGTTCGACCCGCCGGACCGGGTGGCCTACACGAAGATCACCAAGGACGTCATCCAGAGCCCCGAGCACCAGGCGCTGGCCGCGAAGGTCGCCGCCCACTCGCTGGTGCTGCTGAAGAACGACCCGGTCCCCGGCACCGCCGCGCCGCTGCTGCCCGCCGATCCGGCCAAGCTCGGCACCGTGGTCGTCGTCGGCGACCTCGCGGGCAAGGTCACCCTCGGCGGCTACTCCGGCGAACCCGCGCTCCAGGTGAACGCGGTGCAGGGCATCACCTCCGCGGTCAAGGCGGCGAATCCGGCTGCCACGGTCACGTTCGACGCGTGCGGCACGTCCACCGCCACGACGACGGCGGCGAGCTGCTCGGCGGAGACCCTGGCCGCGCTGAAGACGGCCGACCTGGTCGTGGTGTTCGCGGGAACCGACGGGAACGTGGCCACCGAGGGCCGGGACCGCACCACCATCGCCATGCCCGGCAACTACGACTCGCTGATCGACCAGGTCAAGGCGGCCGGCAACCCGCGGACCGCGCTGGCCGTCCAGGCGGGCGGCGCCGTCTCCCTCGGCCACGCCGCGGGCATTCCGGGCATCGTGTTCAGCGGGTACAACGGCGAAAGCCAGGGCACCGCGCTGGCCGACGTGCTGTTCGGCAAGCAGAACCCCAGCGGGCACCTGAACTTCACCTGGTACGCCGACGACTCGCAGCTGCCCGCCATCAAGAACTACGGGCTGACGCCGTCGCAGACCGGCGGCCTCGGCCGGACCTACCAGTACTTCACCGGCACGCCGGCGTACCCGTTCGGCTACGGCCTCTCGTACACGAAGTTCGCCTACTCCCGCGTGCACGCGGACACCTGGGCCGCCGACGCGAACGGGCAGGTGACCGTGCACGTGGACGTGACCAACACCGGCAGCACGCCCGGGGCCACCGTCGCCCAGCTGTACGCGGCCACGGCGTTCGGCGTGCCCGGTGTGGAACTGCCGCGCCAGCGCCTGGCCGGCTTCGCGAAGACCGACGTGCTCGCCCCCGGCCGGACCCAGCACCTGGCCATCCCGGTGCGGATCGGTGATCTGGCGTTCTGGGACGAGGGGAAGCGCCGCGAAGTGGTGCACCCCGGTGCCTACCGGTTCGGCGTGGGCGCCGATTCGGCCCACCTCGCCGGCACCGCCCCGGTGGCCGTCACCGGAGCGATCAGGCCGAAGACCCAGTACGTGACCGTGCAGCCGGACCAGGTCGTGTTCGCGCCGGGTCAGCGCCTCGACCTGACCGCGAAGAACCCGTGGATCGCCGACGACACCGCCCAGGCCGGCCAGCACGTGCCGGCCGACCACATCGTCGAAGCGGTGCACGACGACCAGTCGTTCGTCGACCTCTCACGGGCCCGGATCGGCTACCGCAGCAGCGATCCGCGGGTGGCCCAGGTGAGCCGGACCGGCCAGGTGACCATGGTGGCGCCCGGCGTCGCGACCATCAGCGTCACGGTCGACGGCGTCACCGGCACCACGCCGGTGGTGGTCGAGCAGCCGTTCACGCTCACGGCACCGGACCGGGTGCAGGCGGGCAGGACCTACACCGCCACCACCACGCTGCCGAACCCGGCGGGCGCCCGGCCGCTGCGCGACGTCGCCATGACGCTCAGCGGACCGGCCGGCTGGACCGTCAAGGCCACCTCGCCCTCGACGTTCGCCACCGTGCCTGCCGGGCAGACCGTCAGCACCACCTGGGAGATCGGCGTCCCGGCCTCGGCGGAACCCGGCAAGTTCGACCTGTCGGCGCAGGCCACGTTCACCTCGGCCAACGGGCGGGGCACATCGACGGACGCGACGACCGTGCTGTTGCCGCACCCGCCGTACCCGTCGTTCCCCGCGGCGTACAACAACGTCGGCGTCAGCGACGACGCCACGCCCGGCGCGGGCAACTTCGACGGCGGCAACGCGAGCTTCTCCGCGCAGGCACTGGCCGCGGCGACGCCAAGCCTGACCCCGGGAGCGACGTTCACCCACGACGGGCTGACGTTCACCTGGCCGGACGTACCGACCGGCAGCCCGGACAACGTGGTCGCGGGCGGCGTGGCCGGCGGCCAGACGATCGCGATCTCCGGCACCGGCCACACGCTGGGCCTGATCGGCGCCGGCGACTACGGCAGCCCGAGCGGAACGGCAACGGTGACGTACACGGACGGAACGACCGAGTCCCACTCGGTGAGTTTCGCGGACTGGTGGTCCAACGCGGCCACCGGCGGCGACATCCTCACCACGTTGCCGTACCTGAACAACAGCAGCGGGCAGCTGAACCAGCAGGTCAGCCTGTACTACGCCCCGATCCCGCTGCAGCCGGGCAAGACGGTGCAGTACGTGACGCTCCCGGACGTCAGCGACGGAGCGAACATGGGCACGGCGGCGATGCACATCTTCTCGATCGCCATCGGCTGA
- a CDS encoding ArnT family glycosyltransferase yields the protein MPETSTAGGQGARSTIAAAGRLREVITEGIREDVPTGAPRPGRWWPAVAAVVLLAGMAVAMITTAVEQTPTIDEPVYIGTAVYSLEHHSLRFNPEHPPLGKLLIATGPAFADVHVDAGFAGDQAQLGRSVLYESGHDPGRLLLLARLPVIVLTLLFGLVVFAFARDLAGPAGGVVALALYALSPDLVAHGSLATLDVPVAGFLVTSAWLLWRARRRPGRYLPLAALALGAAVATKMSALAAVPVVLLLVVLSVRQAGRASGPQRTLRRLGAGAAAALGVALIAVAVVWVSYLVVDPRLRWVPPPGLPPAEGLRSLARLLPLPGPYLDGMRVQFGFEDQVWTTFLFGSRHVGALWYYLPAALLVKTPLGTLALWAAGVVTMAAVPRLRPAASYVLLPAAVLLAAAMTGSRDLGVRYALFLPMFLAVAAAGVVAVRRRWAAVAVVALVAFTAVSALRTFPYYLPYANEAFGGPEGTHRQLHDSNVDWGQDLGRLADRLKQRYPGERVWLVYKGSGVPSYYGIEAADPLAVPPEAVHGLLVVSDSAIAKADDRLGLLLRTSTPIDEVGHSITIHRRP from the coding sequence GTGCCGGAGACGTCGACCGCGGGCGGCCAGGGGGCGCGCTCAACCATCGCCGCCGCCGGACGTCTCCGGGAAGTGATCACCGAGGGCATCCGGGAGGACGTGCCGACCGGCGCACCCCGGCCCGGCCGGTGGTGGCCCGCGGTCGCCGCGGTCGTGCTGCTCGCCGGGATGGCGGTCGCGATGATCACGACGGCCGTGGAACAGACCCCGACCATCGACGAGCCGGTCTACATCGGCACGGCGGTCTACTCCCTCGAACACCACAGCCTGCGGTTCAACCCCGAGCACCCGCCGCTGGGCAAGCTGCTCATCGCCACCGGGCCGGCCTTCGCGGACGTGCACGTCGACGCCGGGTTCGCCGGCGACCAGGCACAGCTCGGCCGGTCCGTGCTCTACGAATCGGGCCACGACCCGGGCCGGCTGCTGCTGCTGGCGCGGTTGCCGGTGATCGTGCTGACGCTGCTGTTCGGGCTGGTCGTCTTCGCCTTCGCCCGCGATCTGGCCGGGCCGGCCGGCGGCGTGGTGGCGCTCGCGCTGTATGCGCTTTCCCCCGACCTCGTCGCGCACGGGTCACTGGCGACCCTCGACGTGCCGGTGGCCGGTTTCCTGGTGACGTCGGCCTGGCTGCTGTGGCGCGCCCGGCGCCGTCCCGGCCGCTACCTTCCGCTCGCGGCGCTCGCCCTGGGCGCGGCCGTGGCCACGAAGATGAGCGCCCTGGCCGCGGTTCCGGTCGTGCTGCTCCTGGTCGTGCTCTCCGTCCGGCAGGCCGGCCGCGCCTCCGGTCCACAACGGACACTCCGGCGGCTCGGCGCCGGTGCCGCGGCGGCCCTCGGCGTCGCGCTGATCGCGGTCGCCGTGGTGTGGGTTTCGTACCTGGTCGTCGATCCGCGGCTGCGCTGGGTGCCGCCACCGGGTCTGCCGCCCGCCGAAGGCCTGCGCTCGCTCGCGCGCCTGCTGCCGCTGCCCGGCCCGTACCTCGACGGGATGCGCGTCCAGTTCGGCTTCGAAGACCAGGTGTGGACCACCTTCCTGTTCGGCAGCCGCCACGTCGGTGCGCTGTGGTACTACCTCCCGGCCGCGCTGCTGGTGAAGACCCCGCTGGGCACGCTGGCGCTCTGGGCGGCCGGCGTCGTCACGATGGCCGCGGTACCACGGCTGCGCCCGGCGGCGTCGTACGTCCTCCTCCCCGCGGCCGTGTTGCTGGCCGCGGCCATGACGGGCAGCCGCGACCTGGGTGTCCGGTACGCGCTTTTCCTGCCGATGTTCCTGGCCGTCGCGGCGGCGGGGGTGGTCGCCGTCCGCCGCCGGTGGGCGGCCGTCGCCGTGGTGGCCCTGGTCGCGTTCACGGCGGTCAGCGCGCTGCGCACGTTCCCCTACTACCTGCCCTACGCCAACGAGGCCTTCGGCGGCCCGGAGGGAACCCACCGCCAGCTGCACGACTCGAACGTCGACTGGGGCCAGGACCTGGGCCGGCTGGCCGACCGCCTGAAGCAGCGCTATCCGGGTGAGCGGGTGTGGCTGGTCTACAAGGGCAGCGGGGTGCCGTCGTACTACGGCATCGAGGCCGCGGACCCGCTCGCCGTGCCCCCGGAGGCCGTGCACGGACTGCTCGTCGTCTCGGATTCCGCCATCGCCAAGGCGGACGACCGCCTGGGGCTGCTGCTCCGCACGAGCACGCCCATCGACGAGGTCGGCCACTCCATCACGATCCACCGCCGGCCGTGA
- a CDS encoding helix-turn-helix domain-containing protein, with protein sequence MTSAAEPRRQRELASLYATVKSLTALGELDEVLQSIVHHAHDLIGTDFTYLSLVGADGRLSARASEGTISAEFLAATIPATVGLGGKVLASKSPHWVRDYATSTLIEHDPNFDRLVGTEELIALLGVPLVIRGEAVGALFAADRSERSFQAEEIALLNAFADHAAVALDNARLYEESRTALRELRVAYRKIERAQAIHEALTGVVLDGGTPRDVAQHLADQLGGSITLLDRTDSPLRTDLAGAVGDARRTGRCTTSSGTDGTDRSVAAVQAGDSYLGALVWSRPSGTGDDTDLRTLERATHILGLLILKEQAVAEAGERLSGELLTELMVGSPGIGPAQRVRARARNIDVDRLDLVLVADSPAVPPGDLARHLHDVARERAGLAGEHLGRATMILPGADAEATVAAVHKRLRRTLGGPVIVVGERADGHDWSRAFSLAGRCGAVMRALGHTDGGATTRQHALYAMVFDPERAGELDRFLTGSIGALLEYDRRRGTDLVGTLSAYYVHRTNVAATARALHLHVNTLLKRLDRAGTVLGSDWRHENDLELQLGLRLHQLRAVAS encoded by the coding sequence GTGACCAGTGCGGCGGAACCGCGCCGGCAGCGCGAACTGGCGTCGTTGTACGCCACCGTCAAGTCGCTCACCGCCCTGGGCGAGCTCGACGAGGTGCTGCAGTCGATCGTCCACCACGCCCACGACCTGATCGGCACGGACTTCACCTACCTCTCGCTGGTCGGTGCGGACGGCCGGCTGTCGGCCCGCGCGTCGGAGGGCACGATCTCCGCGGAGTTCCTCGCGGCGACCATCCCCGCCACGGTGGGGCTCGGGGGCAAGGTGCTGGCTTCCAAGAGCCCGCACTGGGTGCGCGACTACGCCACCTCGACGCTCATCGAGCACGATCCGAACTTCGACCGCCTGGTCGGCACCGAGGAGCTGATCGCGCTGCTCGGCGTGCCGCTGGTCATCCGCGGGGAGGCCGTGGGCGCGCTGTTCGCCGCGGACCGCTCCGAACGGTCGTTCCAGGCCGAGGAGATCGCGCTGCTGAACGCGTTCGCCGACCACGCCGCGGTCGCCCTCGACAACGCCCGGCTCTACGAAGAAAGCCGGACGGCGTTGCGGGAACTGCGGGTGGCGTACCGGAAGATCGAGCGGGCCCAGGCGATCCACGAAGCCCTGACCGGTGTCGTGCTCGACGGCGGCACCCCGCGCGACGTCGCGCAGCACCTCGCCGATCAGCTGGGCGGCAGCATCACGCTCCTCGACCGGACCGACAGTCCACTCCGGACGGACCTGGCCGGCGCGGTCGGCGACGCCCGCCGCACCGGCCGCTGCACGACGTCGTCCGGCACCGACGGGACCGACCGCAGCGTGGCGGCGGTCCAGGCCGGCGACAGCTACCTCGGCGCGCTCGTGTGGAGCCGGCCGTCGGGCACCGGCGACGACACGGACCTGCGGACGCTCGAGCGCGCCACGCACATCCTCGGGCTGCTCATCCTCAAGGAGCAGGCCGTGGCCGAGGCCGGCGAGCGGCTGAGCGGGGAGCTGCTGACCGAGCTCATGGTCGGCAGTCCCGGGATCGGGCCGGCCCAGCGCGTCCGCGCCCGGGCCCGCAACATCGACGTCGACCGGCTGGACCTGGTCCTGGTCGCGGACTCCCCCGCGGTGCCGCCGGGCGACCTCGCGCGGCACCTGCACGACGTCGCCCGGGAGCGCGCCGGGCTGGCCGGCGAGCACCTCGGCCGGGCCACGATGATCCTGCCCGGCGCCGACGCCGAGGCGACCGTCGCGGCCGTCCACAAGAGACTGCGGCGGACGCTGGGCGGTCCCGTGATCGTCGTCGGGGAACGGGCGGACGGCCACGACTGGTCACGGGCGTTCTCGCTGGCCGGTCGCTGCGGCGCCGTGATGCGCGCGCTCGGGCACACCGACGGCGGCGCCACCACACGGCAACATGCCTTGTACGCCATGGTGTTCGACCCCGAGCGGGCCGGCGAGCTCGACCGGTTCCTGACCGGCTCGATCGGCGCGCTCCTCGAGTACGACCGGCGGCGGGGCACCGATCTGGTCGGCACCCTCAGCGCCTACTACGTCCACCGCACCAACGTCGCGGCCACCGCGCGTGCGTTGCACCTGCACGTCAACACGCTGCTCAAGCGCCTCGACCGGGCCGGCACGGTCCTCGGCTCCGACTGGCGCCACGAGAACGACCTGGAGCTGCAGCTCGGGCTCCGGCTGCACCAGCTCCGGGCCGTTGCGTCCTGA
- a CDS encoding tannase/feruloyl esterase family alpha/beta hydrolase gives MRKTLRLAVSAALVLAASAPVPAAASPAAPDCAGLAGVRIPASVMSLPTSGGVVTAASVVPGGYCRVDADLHPVDPAAPAIKLRVALPLAWNHKALMFGGGGYNGTIPDVTANVPFGPADRPAPLARGYATFASDSGHQQNPASPPSLDGSFGVNDEALVNFAAGDALKKTRDASLFLIRRAYAATPTEVFFAGGSTGGREALVVAQRWPSAFDGVISAYPAWNNMAEILDLGYLAQVLSRPGAFPDPAKQTLLYNSVIKACDGLDGVTDGIVSNPGRCRFDPRVLRCPGGTDTGPACLSDPQIGAVTAVSAPFRWPYRIAGGETEYPGFPFLSGADMRTPFLGFGTTAPADPMPVTSGYGMQYWDQWVKYFLTRDPGHRALDVDPRRPGKWLARISALSSIEDRNNADLRPFARAGGKLILMHGAADELVSPYSTSDYYERVRSVAGPRVTESFLRYYVVPGANHANFGTPAFAASWDSLTALERWVEGGRAPAGQVVTDLAHPRTRPLCTYPEWPRYRGGDPDSAASFFCAR, from the coding sequence ATGAGGAAGACACTCCGGCTCGCCGTGTCGGCGGCCTTGGTCCTGGCGGCGAGCGCGCCGGTGCCCGCCGCCGCGTCCCCGGCGGCCCCGGACTGCGCCGGGCTGGCCGGGGTGCGGATTCCGGCGTCGGTCATGAGCTTGCCGACGAGCGGCGGGGTCGTCACGGCGGCTTCCGTGGTGCCCGGTGGCTATTGCCGGGTCGACGCCGATCTCCACCCCGTCGACCCGGCCGCGCCGGCCATCAAGCTGCGCGTCGCCTTGCCCCTGGCCTGGAACCACAAGGCGCTGATGTTCGGCGGCGGTGGGTACAACGGCACGATCCCCGACGTGACGGCGAACGTCCCGTTCGGCCCCGCTGACCGGCCGGCGCCGCTGGCCCGGGGGTACGCGACCTTCGCGAGCGACTCCGGCCACCAGCAGAACCCGGCGTCCCCGCCGTCGCTGGACGGGTCGTTCGGCGTCAACGACGAAGCGTTGGTCAACTTCGCCGCCGGCGACGCCTTGAAGAAGACGCGGGACGCGAGCCTGTTCCTCATCCGGCGCGCCTATGCGGCGACGCCCACTGAAGTCTTCTTCGCCGGCGGATCGACCGGCGGGCGCGAAGCACTCGTCGTCGCCCAGCGCTGGCCGTCGGCGTTCGACGGCGTGATTTCGGCCTACCCGGCCTGGAACAACATGGCCGAAATCCTGGACCTGGGCTACCTGGCGCAGGTCCTGTCGCGCCCGGGTGCCTTCCCTGACCCTGCCAAGCAGACGCTCCTCTACAACAGCGTCATCAAGGCGTGTGACGGCTTGGACGGGGTTACCGATGGAATCGTCTCGAACCCGGGACGCTGCCGGTTCGATCCGCGCGTGCTGCGCTGCCCGGGTGGGACCGACACCGGCCCGGCGTGCCTGTCGGACCCGCAGATCGGTGCGGTGACCGCCGTGTCGGCACCGTTCCGGTGGCCGTACCGGATCGCCGGCGGCGAGACGGAGTACCCGGGCTTCCCGTTCCTGTCGGGGGCGGACATGCGAACGCCGTTCCTCGGCTTCGGCACCACGGCACCGGCCGACCCGATGCCGGTGACCAGCGGCTACGGGATGCAGTACTGGGACCAGTGGGTCAAGTACTTCCTGACCCGCGATCCGGGCCACCGGGCGCTGGACGTCGATCCCCGCCGCCCCGGCAAGTGGCTCGCCCGGATCAGCGCGCTGTCGTCGATCGAGGACCGCAACAACGCGGACCTGCGCCCGTTCGCCCGTGCGGGCGGCAAGCTGATCCTCATGCACGGTGCCGCGGACGAGCTGGTCTCCCCGTACTCGACGAGCGATTACTACGAACGGGTCCGTTCGGTGGCGGGGCCCCGGGTGACGGAGTCGTTCCTGCGGTACTACGTCGTCCCGGGGGCCAACCACGCCAACTTCGGAACCCCGGCCTTCGCCGCGAGCTGGGACTCGCTCACGGCCCTCGAGCGGTGGGTCGAGGGTGGCCGGGCCCCGGCGGGTCAGGTCGTGACCGACTTGGCCCACCCGCGCACCCGGCCGCTGTGCACTTATCCGGAGTGGCCGCGGTACCGCGGTGGTGATCCGGACAGCGCGGCGAGCTTCTTCTGTGCCCGCTGA
- a CDS encoding MFS transporter: MAIPLTQPEGQSGTGVPATPRRAFRKLLAAGLIGSSIEWYDFFLYGTAAALVFPKVFFPHASALTGTLLAFSTFWAGFVARPIGGVLAGHLGDKYGRKPVVVACLAVMGAATFLIGCLPSAASVGALAPTLLVLLRFVQGLATGGQWGGIVLLLTESASPKRRGFAGTFGQTSVPVAVIVSNLIFVATSGLMPDAAFLGWGWRIPFLLSVVMFGVVLYIQAKVEDTPEFRRLQEEVAQHDGPVVRAPIAQVLRSKWGTILLGCGLLSATNSLFYVSISGLLSYGTGTLKLQRDSLLAVVLLSSAAMLAAIPWSGYLSDRVGRRPLILIGGLGVALWAFPYFGLVGTASLPLIFVAVAVGFVFQCLTYGPIASFLSELFAPNVRYSGASLAYQLSAIIVSGGTPFLMTALIAGTGSTWPVAVYIAAMGLITFASAWFLPETNPAEVRADPLAVPGAHLHRSSEETGTR; this comes from the coding sequence ATGGCCATTCCGCTCACCCAGCCCGAAGGGCAGTCCGGCACCGGGGTGCCCGCGACCCCGCGCCGGGCCTTCCGCAAACTGCTGGCGGCCGGGCTCATCGGCAGCTCGATCGAGTGGTACGACTTCTTCCTCTACGGCACCGCGGCCGCGCTGGTGTTCCCCAAGGTGTTCTTCCCGCACGCCTCGGCGCTGACCGGCACCCTGCTGGCCTTCAGCACGTTCTGGGCCGGGTTCGTGGCCCGGCCGATCGGCGGGGTGCTGGCGGGGCACCTCGGGGACAAGTACGGGCGCAAGCCGGTGGTCGTCGCCTGCCTGGCGGTGATGGGGGCCGCGACCTTCCTGATCGGCTGCCTGCCCAGCGCGGCGAGCGTCGGCGCGCTGGCCCCGACGCTGCTGGTGCTCCTGCGGTTCGTGCAGGGCCTCGCGACCGGTGGGCAGTGGGGCGGCATCGTGCTGCTGCTGACCGAATCCGCCAGTCCGAAGCGGCGCGGCTTCGCCGGGACCTTCGGGCAGACGAGCGTGCCGGTGGCCGTCATCGTGTCCAACCTGATCTTCGTGGCGACCAGCGGGCTGATGCCGGACGCCGCCTTCCTCGGCTGGGGCTGGCGCATCCCGTTCCTGCTGAGCGTCGTGATGTTCGGGGTGGTGCTCTACATCCAGGCCAAAGTGGAGGACACGCCGGAGTTCCGGCGGCTGCAGGAAGAAGTGGCGCAGCACGACGGCCCGGTGGTCCGGGCGCCGATCGCCCAGGTCCTGCGCAGCAAGTGGGGGACCATCCTGCTCGGCTGCGGGCTGCTCTCGGCCACCAACAGCCTGTTCTACGTCAGCATTTCCGGATTGCTGAGCTACGGCACCGGCACGCTCAAGCTCCAGCGTGACTCGCTGCTCGCGGTGGTGCTGCTCAGTTCCGCCGCGATGCTCGCGGCCATTCCCTGGTCCGGGTACCTCTCGGACAGGGTGGGCCGCCGCCCGCTGATCCTGATCGGCGGCCTGGGCGTCGCCCTGTGGGCGTTTCCGTACTTCGGGCTCGTCGGCACCGCGTCCCTGCCGCTGATCTTCGTCGCGGTGGCGGTGGGGTTCGTGTTCCAGTGCCTCACCTACGGCCCGATCGCGAGCTTCCTCAGCGAACTCTTCGCGCCCAACGTCCGCTACTCCGGTGCGTCGCTGGCCTACCAGCTGTCCGCGATCATCGTCAGCGGCGGCACGCCGTTCCTGATGACCGCGCTGATCGCCGGGACCGGGAGCACGTGGCCGGTCGCCGTCTACATCGCGGCGATGGGGTTGATCACCTTCGCCAGCGCGTGGTTCCTGCCCGAGACGAACCCGGCCGAGGTCCGCGCCGATCCGCTCGCCGTCCCCGGCGCGCACCTCCACCGGTCGTCCGAAGAAACGGGGACGCGATGA